TTCGTCGCCGCACGGTAAGGATCTTGTTGCGCGAACAAAGAAGCCTCTTCAATTTTTTCCGCCAACTCAGGATCGATATCAGTGATGTGCACAATCGCGCGAGTCACTTTAGAATCAACCAGGTTCGAAAGGATGCACATCGTGACCTTTTCGCCGGTGAACTGTTCGATCGGCTCTTTCAAGAATTCACAGACTTGATTCATGATATTCGCGCCCATCGCATCGCAAGGGTCCATCAAAACGTGAACCACCGCCATATCAGAGCCGTCGCCGCGAGGCACACGGCGCACTTGAATGTCGCGCACCCCGCCGCCTCGGCGAACAAGGCCGAATGCTACTTCGCGGTTGGCGATTTCAATCATAAAGTTTTTTTGCGCCAGAATTTGTTTTTCAAATTGTGCGAAGTTTTTGATTTTCGCACATTGGATTTGTCCGATGATCTCGTTCCCGACAACTTCTGTTGTAATAGAGCCCGATTCACGAATCCATTTTGCCGACTTACACACAGCCGCCACGATGGACGTTTCTTCCACCGCCATCGGGATAACATAGTCTTTACCGTCGATACGGAAATTTGTCGCGACTCCCAAAGGAAGCTGGAAATAACCGATCACGTTTTCGATGAATTTTTCGCCCAAGGAAGTGTCCTTGAGTCCGCCCTTAGCAAGATACTCAACGTCGGAGTCATGAAGGACGCCCACTTCCATCAAAGATTTAAGTCTTTCCTCGCGAGAAAGTTTCGAGAAGCCTTTGAAGATGTCTTGAAGCTGTTTTGTCATCGTACCACCCTCTTTGTTTGAAGGTCTTTAAGATTTCTTGAACCCGTACAGAACATCGTGATCTTCAGTTCAAGTTCCAACTTGTTAAGAAGCTCTTCCAAAGCTTCATCCCCAGCGAGAGCGGCTTCCAGGAATGGTTTTGCCACCCCGACCTTGGCCGCTCCTAAAGCACACAGTTTCCCAATTTCTAAACCATTTCGAACGCCACCAGAAGCCCAAATTTCATAATTTACGCGAGCTTCCTTAGCATTCAGCACAGACTGCACTGTGCTAATGCCCCAATCCTTAAAAGTTTGCGCCACTTTATAGAGTAATTGATCTTCTTGAGAGCGAAAACCCTCAACACGGCCCCAATGCGTTCCACCCTTACCACTCACATCCACCGCGAAAATACCGGTGTTCTGAAGGCGTTTCAGAGTATCCACGGAAAAACCGCAGCCCGTTTCTTTGACGATCACAGGAATGCCCGCCAACTTCACAAGATTTTCGATCGCCTCCAGACCGTGTCTGAATTCTGTCGTGCCTTCCGGCTGCAGAGCTTCTTGCAATGGATTGAGATGAACGAACAAAGCCAAGGCTTCCGTGGAGTCAATCAAACGGCGCACTTTATCGATCGGACTTTTAATCAGTTGAGCGATTCCAATATTTCCAAGGAGACGCGCGCGCGGAGCTTTCTTGCGCACGTGATACCACTCCTCAGCCGCACTGGAATCTTCCAACTCGCGACGTTGCGAACCGACACCCATCAGGATCTGTCTGCGATCACTGAGTCTTGCTAGAGCTTCATTGATTTCACGGCCTTTTTCATGGCCTGCTGTCATTGAAGAAATAAAAATGGGAGAAGAAAGAGAAAGAGCTTCTTTAAAAACAAAAGAGGTCGAAATATCGACCTCTTTAAAATCCAAATTAGGCAAAGCCTCATGAATTAATTCGATCGAGTCCAATCCATTTTGACCATCGGTCTGAGACCTTGGATCCAGCGCGATACGAATATGATCGCGCTTTCTTTGTTCAAACTGAGAGTTGGACTCGTCCATTGCCTTACGCCAAAGCGTGTTTGCAAAGTGCAGTGAATGCTGCTGCGTCGTTGATAGCAAGGTCCGCCAAGATCTTACGATCTACTTGGATACCAGCTTTAATCAAGCCACCGATCAAACGAGAATATGTAGTTCCGTTCAAACGAGCTGCTGCATTGATACGTTGATTCCACAAAGTACGGAAGTTACGTTTTTTAACTTTACGGTCGCGGTAAGCATACGCCATACCACGGTCGTTTTTCTCTACCGCGTGGATGTACGCGCGAGAACCAGCTGAATAGTAACCTTTTGCTCTCTTAAGAACTTTTTTGTGACGAGCACGATTTGTTTTACCACTTTTTACACGAGCCATTTTCTACCTCTAAATTAGTTGTACATCTTCGAACGTGTCGAAGTTACGTACGGAAAAGACATTAAAATTTAAATGAAATCCTAGAATACCAAACAACGACGAACTTGAAGCATGTTTGCATCTTCAACGTATGATGTTTTACCTAGTTGTCTTTTCGTCTTAGAGCTCATGTGAGAGTTCAAGTGACGCATGCGAGTGCTTTTCTTCTTAACTTTGCCGCTTGAAAGAACTTTCAAACGTTTTTTAGCGCCAGAGTGTGTGCGCATTTTCATAGTGCATACCTTCCACCGATAAGGCGTCTCTCCCGACAGGGACAGCTCTTAACCATTGCCTTAGCCAGTCATAATTACGGACTCACCGTTTTAGGGCGAACGGCGGGTAAAAGCAAGCTTTTTTAAGGGGTTAGGGCGAATCATCGGTTTTATGCCCCGAACTCACCACAACGGGATTTTCTTTATAATTTCAAACATTTAAGAATGTTTTTAAAGATTTCTCGAGCCAACTTTGGCGGATTTTGATAGATAAACTCTGCTTAAATCTAAGGCGATTCACCCCCACCGAGGAGTACCCCATGCACAAGGTCCTAGGCTTTCTCGTTCCCCTTTTCTTTGTCTTTTCCGCACATGCTGACGACGTCAGAACATTCTCAAAACTGGGACCTAATACGGCCTTAGTTAAAATCGACACCGAAGACAAGGAAGGCACCCAGGCCGCGATGTACATTGATGGTATTGAAAACCAGGAGTTCATTACGATGATGCTCGCCGATCCCACCTCCAGCTTAAGCATCTTGCGAAAACAAATCGAAACAGAAAATTGCCCTGATGAGGTTCCAACCCCTGAAGGACACATCCCCGGCTGCGGAGAGGTGGAGTTTACTCCCATCGTACAAACAGCGTTCGGGCGCGGCGGCTGGATGGAAGCCGCGGCCACTTATACTTTCTTTGTTGGTTTTCGCTTTGAGGGCACCGGTCATTACTTCGAAAGCACGCACATGGTTTCTTTTAGTGAGCGCGCCGAAGCCCAAGTCGACGACAATATGGATTATTTAGGTGTGGTGCTGAAAACTTTGAACCTCGAAAAGATTGTACCTCTGCCAAAATAATTGCTCGAAGCGCGGCGGACTGCCACACTTCAAATCATGAACACATCGGAAATTCAAAACAATCTTCGCGCTTACGAATTAGAGCACTTTCAAATCGCCACATTGAAAGTTGAAAGTGCTCATCTGAAAAACAATCCTCTTCGCGATCCGTTTATTCGCTTCAATCCTCTGATGGTGCCGAAGTCGAAAGGTCCTTGGCCTGTCGTCATGGTTCTTGGCGGGTTTACCGGCAACGCTCCGTTTTATTTTAATGCTAAATTCAATGAACAGAATGCGGTGCAAGCAATCGATCAGGCTTTCGCGCGCGGTGAAGCTCCGGAAGCACTTTATGTTTTTGTCGATGCCTTGACGTCTTGGGGCGGCTCGCAGTTTTTAAATTCCGCTGCCACAGGAAACTATGAAGATTACATTATGCAGGAAGTGATCCCTGCTTTACGGAAGCACCACCCGGTTTCTTCCGACCCTCGCGAGTGGTGTGTCACCGGCGGTTCCAGCGGAGGCTATGGCGCTCTTCATTTAGCTTCTAAGTATCCCGACACGTTCGGTGTGATCGCCGCGATTGCTCCGGATTCTTTTTTCGAAGCCAGTTTGATTTCTGATCTCTACCAGGCTTTGCCGCTTTGGGAAAAATATAAGGAGTCAGGACTGAAAGCCTTGGAAGAACTGCGCAACGGAAAGCTCGTGAAAAATCGCAACTGGCATTCACTGTTGAATGCTTTTGGTATGGCAGCTTGTTATTCTCCGAAAGGCCATCATGGGGACTTCCACTTACCTCTCGACGTGACTACGGGAGAAAAGATTGATTCGCTTTGGCAGGAATTTCTTCGTCATGATCCTTTGCACTTCCTTCCACAAAGAATCGAAGCCCTTAAAAAGATATCCGCTATTTATTTAGATGTGGGCTCGAAGGATAATTTCCATTTGCAGTACGGAGCGCGACAGATTTCTCGTCTTCTTAAAAATGCCAAGATCGAGCATGACTATGTCGAGTTTGACGGAAATCATTTTGATATCGGCGAGCGCCGACCGGAAGTGTGGAAGTGGCTCTCCACCTTGTGGCGTCAGTAGGAAAAAGGTACCAGGTACCTTTTTCCCACACCGATGTTATCGACTAGGATTCTACGAATTTAAGACCGAGAATTCCCCCGACGATCATGCCTAAAAAAACCAGCTTCATCAGCGACACAGGTTCTTTAAAGACCACAAAGCCAATGACGATCGCTCCCACAGCGCCAATGCCCGTCCATACCGTGTACGAAACGCCGACCGGCAGAACTCGCATCGCAAGTGACAAGAGGTAAAAACTAATACCCATTGTCACCAACGTGAAAATCGAAGGTCCTAGTTTTGTAAATCCATCGGAATATTTAAGACCCGTCGCCCAGACGAATTCCAAAATACCCGCAACCAAGAGAACAAGCCACGCTGTCGTGTTGCTCATAGCAAACTCCTCATCGAGCCTTATTGCCCGACACTCTATTCAATTTTTTCTGAAAGTCGTTGCTGTGAAACAGAGGGAGACTTTTATATCCCAAATATTTTCTTAGCGCTTTCGACAGAACATCGAAAGAAGATAGCTCTAATGTAGCACACTTTGCGAGAGAGGCAAAAAATTCTATCTCGAATTTAGACTAAATGCGGCGGCAAAGGAGTTCGCAGCAAGCCCTGTTAAGCCGCATCACTTTGTTGCCTTAAGGACCTTTGGTTGCTCTTTCAAAAGACATTTTCTAAAGTAAACACATGGATGACTTACTCGCCGCCCGCTCCACCATGGGCTTTTCATTAGGGTTTCATATCATCTTTGCCTCGATTGGGATGACGATGCCCTTTTTTATGTCGGCCGCGCACTTCCTCTATTTAAAAAAGAAAAATCCGGAGCATCTTGAACTCACGCAGATGTGGATGAAAGGTGTCGCCATTCTTTTTGCCGTGGGAGCCGTGTCAGGCACTGTGCTGTCGTTTGAACTTGGTTTGTTATGGCCGGGATTCATGAAATATGCGGGCCCGATTATTGGAATGCCGTTTTCGTGGGAGGGCACTGCTTTCTTCCTTGAAGCGATCGCCATCGGTCTTTTTCTTTACGGATGGAAACGCATGAAACCGTGGGTGCACTGGAGCACGGGTCTGGTCGTCGGTCTTTCCGGTTTCGCCTCGGGCATTTTTGTCGTTGCTGCAAATTCGTGGATGAATGCGCCTGCGGGTTTTGATTGGGTGAATGGCGAGGCTCTGAACATCAATCCAGTTCAAGCGATGTTTAACAAAGCATGGCTGCACCAATCTCTGCACATGCAGCTTGCAGCGTTGCAAGCTGTCGGTTTCGCGGTCGGAGGCATTCATGCATTTTTGTATCTCAAGGGCAAAGCGCGCGCTCTTCATCTGTCGGCAATAAAAATTGCGATGAGTTTTGGCGCCGTCGCCGCGATCCTGCAACCTTTTGCGGGGCACTTTGCCGCACAAAGAGTCGCGGAATTACAACCAGCCAAACTGGCCGCGATGGAAGGACATTTTAAAACCAGCACGCAGGCTCCGCTCTATCTTGGCGGCATTCCGGATGTGAATGCGCAAGAGATGAAATACGGTATTGAACTACCGGGTCTGTTAAGTTTCTTGGCGTTTAATGATTTTGCCGCGGAAGTAAAAGGTCTTGATCAGTTTCCCAAAGAGTTGTGGCCGCCTCTGGTGATCACGCACATCAGCTTTCAGATCATGGTCGCCATTGGTACTTTGCTGGCTTTTGTCGGAGTTCTTTTCTTTGTCTTTATCAGAAAAAATAATTTTCCGTCATGGTTTCTCAAATTTTTAGTGGCGTGCATTCCATTGGGTTTTATCGCCATAGAAGCGGGCTGGATTGTCACCGAGGTCGGCAGACAGCCGTGGATCATTTACGGCATTATGAAAACAAGCGAAGCGGTTACGCCCGTTCCTGGAATGAAATATCATTTCTATTTATTCTTATTCCTCTATCTGTTCTTAGGATTTATCACCGTGTGGCTGTTGCGACGTCAGATCTTGGCAGCGCAAAGAAAGTTTGAGACTTAGGATGATCGAGATTTTATTATTTTTCATCGGAGCTTCTCTTTTGCTGTACGTTCTTTTAGGCGGTGCTGATTATGGCGCGGGAGTTTTGGAGCTTCTTCCGACTCGCAGACATCGCGAAGCCCAGCGTGAATTGATCAATGAAGCCATGGGACCCGTTTGGGAAGCCAATCACATGTGGCTCATTCTGATTGTCGTTATTCTTTTTATGGGCTTCCCGTCAGTCTTTACGACGCTGATGACGTCTTTGCACCTCCCGATGGTCGCCTTGCTCTTAGGCATCGTTGTTCGCGGCTGCGCGTTTACGTTTCGGCATTACGATGCGATTAAGGGCGAAACCTCACAAAAGATTTACACCATGCTTTTTGGTGTTTCGAGTTTATGGACAGCGATGTGGTTAGGAATCATTGCCGCAAGTCTTGATCGCGGTTTGATCAATCCCGAAGCGCGAACTTTCTTTGAAGCCTACATTGCTCCGTGGTGGGGGCGTTATCCCTTCTTAATGGGTGTTTTCGTGGTGTGTATATTTTCTTTTCTTGCCAGCGTTTATCTCATCGGCGAAGCGAAAGAGCCCGGCTTGCAAAAGTTTTTCGCGCGCAGAGGCATGGTATTAAACTATCTCGTCGTCTTTGCCGGAGCGTTAGTTTTTTCAGCCTCTGCCGACGAAAGAACGCCGCTGCATCGTGAGTTCTTCAGGAATGAATATTCCGTGGGATGTATGGTTTTGGCGACTTTGCTGTTCTTTGCATTATGGTTTTTCGTGAGCAAAAGAAACACGCTTTGGGTTCGCCTTATCGCCGGAGGACAAATAAGTTTGATTCTTTTAGGCTGGTACTTCTTGCATGCGCCCAACGCCCTTCTTACTCGGCAAGGACCTTTAAGTTTCTATGCCGCTGCCGCACCGAC
This region of Bdellovibrio sp. 22V genomic DNA includes:
- a CDS encoding multidrug efflux SMR transporter: MSNTTAWLVLLVAGILEFVWATGLKYSDGFTKLGPSIFTLVTMGISFYLLSLAMRVLPVGVSYTVWTGIGAVGAIVIGFVVFKEPVSLMKLVFLGMIVGGILGLKFVES
- the rplT gene encoding 50S ribosomal protein L20 — encoded protein: MARVKSGKTNRARHKKVLKRAKGYYSAGSRAYIHAVEKNDRGMAYAYRDRKVKKRNFRTLWNQRINAAARLNGTTYSRLIGGLIKAGIQVDRKILADLAINDAAAFTALCKHALA
- a CDS encoding cytochrome ubiquinol oxidase subunit I, producing the protein MDDLLAARSTMGFSLGFHIIFASIGMTMPFFMSAAHFLYLKKKNPEHLELTQMWMKGVAILFAVGAVSGTVLSFELGLLWPGFMKYAGPIIGMPFSWEGTAFFLEAIAIGLFLYGWKRMKPWVHWSTGLVVGLSGFASGIFVVAANSWMNAPAGFDWVNGEALNINPVQAMFNKAWLHQSLHMQLAALQAVGFAVGGIHAFLYLKGKARALHLSAIKIAMSFGAVAAILQPFAGHFAAQRVAELQPAKLAAMEGHFKTSTQAPLYLGGIPDVNAQEMKYGIELPGLLSFLAFNDFAAEVKGLDQFPKELWPPLVITHISFQIMVAIGTLLAFVGVLFFVFIRKNNFPSWFLKFLVACIPLGFIAIEAGWIVTEVGRQPWIIYGIMKTSEAVTPVPGMKYHFYLFLFLYLFLGFITVWLLRRQILAAQRKFET
- a CDS encoding alpha/beta hydrolase-fold protein, which encodes MNTSEIQNNLRAYELEHFQIATLKVESAHLKNNPLRDPFIRFNPLMVPKSKGPWPVVMVLGGFTGNAPFYFNAKFNEQNAVQAIDQAFARGEAPEALYVFVDALTSWGGSQFLNSAATGNYEDYIMQEVIPALRKHHPVSSDPREWCVTGGSSGGYGALHLASKYPDTFGVIAAIAPDSFFEASLISDLYQALPLWEKYKESGLKALEELRNGKLVKNRNWHSLLNAFGMAACYSPKGHHGDFHLPLDVTTGEKIDSLWQEFLRHDPLHFLPQRIEALKKISAIYLDVGSKDNFHLQYGARQISRLLKNAKIEHDYVEFDGNHFDIGERRPEVWKWLSTLWRQ
- the rpmI gene encoding 50S ribosomal protein L35 codes for the protein MKMRTHSGAKKRLKVLSSGKVKKKSTRMRHLNSHMSSKTKRQLGKTSYVEDANMLQVRRCLVF
- a CDS encoding cytochrome d ubiquinol oxidase subunit II, which encodes MIEILLFFIGASLLLYVLLGGADYGAGVLELLPTRRHREAQRELINEAMGPVWEANHMWLILIVVILFMGFPSVFTTLMTSLHLPMVALLLGIVVRGCAFTFRHYDAIKGETSQKIYTMLFGVSSLWTAMWLGIIAASLDRGLINPEARTFFEAYIAPWWGRYPFLMGVFVVCIFSFLASVYLIGEAKEPGLQKFFARRGMVLNYLVVFAGALVFSASADERTPLHREFFRNEYSVGCMVLATLLFFALWFFVSKRNTLWVRLIAGGQISLILLGWYFLHAPNALLTRQGPLSFYAAAAPTATLLQLVIALLVGSLFIFPSLFYLLKVFKTK
- a CDS encoding hydroxymethylglutaryl-CoA reductase, degradative, which encodes MTKQLQDIFKGFSKLSREERLKSLMEVGVLHDSDVEYLAKGGLKDTSLGEKFIENVIGYFQLPLGVATNFRIDGKDYVIPMAVEETSIVAAVCKSAKWIRESGSITTEVVGNEIIGQIQCAKIKNFAQFEKQILAQKNFMIEIANREVAFGLVRRGGGVRDIQVRRVPRGDGSDMAVVHVLMDPCDAMGANIMNQVCEFLKEPIEQFTGEKVTMCILSNLVDSKVTRAIVHITDIDPELAEKIEEASLFAQQDPYRAATNNKGVLNGIDPVLIATGNDWRAVEAGIHAYASRDGQYRSITRWFRDGEGGLKGIFEAPLIVGTVGGVTTLHPTAMMCMKMLGTTTANELSRVIAAVGLVQNLGALKALTTVGIIEGHMKLHTKNLALGAGAEEKEIPLVQKKLEEILAIRKRISLSNAIDVLKELRASQN
- the fni gene encoding type 2 isopentenyl-diphosphate Delta-isomerase, translated to MDESNSQFEQRKRDHIRIALDPRSQTDGQNGLDSIELIHEALPNLDFKEVDISTSFVFKEALSLSSPIFISSMTAGHEKGREINEALARLSDRRQILMGVGSQRRELEDSSAAEEWYHVRKKAPRARLLGNIGIAQLIKSPIDKVRRLIDSTEALALFVHLNPLQEALQPEGTTEFRHGLEAIENLVKLAGIPVIVKETGCGFSVDTLKRLQNTGIFAVDVSGKGGTHWGRVEGFRSQEDQLLYKVAQTFKDWGISTVQSVLNAKEARVNYEIWASGGVRNGLEIGKLCALGAAKVGVAKPFLEAALAGDEALEELLNKLELELKITMFCTGSRNLKDLQTKRVVR